Proteins found in one Chitinivibrionales bacterium genomic segment:
- a CDS encoding GTPase Era, translating into MTNTYHSAFIALIGRPNSGKSTLLNTILGEQVSIVTSLPQTTRKNLKGIYTDSEMQLVFIDTPGIHGGKYKLNTAMIDEAERALKEGDVDIVCYVVDLMREFGEEEEKIAGLVSNFTSKRIIIFNKKDRIPDPEAKTREFLEKFPSLQELPSLIVSATAPETGDRFLEAIKPLVPEGPQYFPEEDITDENLRFFAAEYIRRCIIQNTRQEIPHACFVEIESYKEKEQGHFIEATIHVETKGQRGILVGKGGAVISKIRSYAEADLSKLTGVPAYIKCHIKVTPHWRNDKRFLREHGYPVS; encoded by the coding sequence ATGACAAACACTTACCATTCTGCATTCATCGCCTTGATCGGGCGGCCAAACAGCGGGAAATCGACCCTGTTGAACACTATTCTCGGTGAACAGGTGTCGATTGTGACCTCATTGCCCCAGACCACCCGGAAGAACCTCAAGGGGATCTATACCGACAGCGAGATGCAGCTTGTATTTATTGATACACCGGGTATTCATGGAGGAAAATACAAACTTAACACTGCCATGATCGATGAAGCTGAACGGGCGCTTAAGGAGGGTGATGTTGATATTGTCTGCTATGTTGTGGACCTCATGAGAGAGTTTGGTGAAGAGGAAGAGAAGATTGCCGGATTGGTGAGTAATTTTACCAGCAAGCGAATTATAATTTTCAATAAAAAGGATCGGATTCCCGACCCTGAAGCAAAAACAAGGGAGTTTCTGGAGAAATTCCCATCCTTGCAAGAGCTTCCCTCGCTCATTGTTTCAGCCACTGCTCCGGAGACGGGAGACCGGTTCTTAGAAGCAATCAAACCCCTCGTCCCCGAAGGGCCGCAGTATTTTCCGGAGGAAGACATTACCGATGAAAACCTTCGGTTCTTTGCGGCCGAATATATCAGGCGCTGTATTATTCAAAACACACGGCAGGAGATTCCCCATGCTTGTTTTGTGGAAATCGAATCGTACAAGGAAAAAGAGCAGGGGCATTTCATTGAAGCGACCATTCATGTGGAAACCAAGGGGCAACGCGGCATCCTTGTTGGTAAAGGCGGCGCCGTGATCTCAAAAATCCGCTCCTATGCCGAAGCGGACCTCAGCAAGCTTACCGGGGTTCCCGCCTATATAAAGTGCCATATCAAAGTAACGCCGCACTGGCGCAATGACAAACGTTTTTTGCGCGAGCATGGCTATCCGGTTTCCTGA
- a CDS encoding transglycosylase SLT domain-containing protein, whose amino-acid sequence MSKSDYHRNFKLGIVAHGNKLWIAEPLSMLFVFVFVIILTLLTGVIIRNGNRIHRHQQQISLLKIENLTLDYLKEELAEKERIYTPLYRFTKGRLSPRIYAQLVDLVYVNSKSFGYDPLLVLAVINVESVFDPRALGRYRSGRLSGAFGLMQLKLATAREVAEDLGMGALEKKDLFKPEINIVLGIAYLTRVIAHFKSLKLGILAYNQGPGTIEETLAGKKPLSIRYFNKVLKSYYKLQNMALDS is encoded by the coding sequence GTGAGTAAATCAGATTATCACCGAAATTTCAAACTGGGTATCGTGGCTCACGGCAATAAATTATGGATTGCCGAGCCCTTGAGCATGCTCTTTGTGTTTGTTTTTGTGATTATTCTTACCCTATTAACCGGCGTCATCATTCGAAACGGGAACAGAATACACCGTCATCAGCAACAGATTTCGCTGCTTAAGATCGAAAATCTCACTCTTGATTATCTTAAGGAAGAACTGGCCGAAAAAGAACGGATTTATACACCTCTCTATCGTTTTACTAAAGGACGGTTGTCTCCCCGTATTTATGCCCAGCTGGTCGACCTCGTGTATGTGAACAGTAAAAGCTTCGGCTACGATCCGTTGCTGGTATTGGCCGTTATCAATGTGGAAAGCGTATTCGATCCCCGGGCTCTAGGCCGTTATCGAAGCGGCAGACTCAGCGGAGCTTTCGGATTGATGCAGCTCAAGCTTGCAACTGCCCGGGAGGTTGCAGAGGATCTGGGAATGGGAGCACTGGAGAAAAAAGACCTTTTCAAACCCGAGATCAATATTGTGCTCGGGATCGCCTATCTCACCCGGGTCATCGCCCATTTTAAAAGTTTGAAACTGGGAATTCTGGCCTATAATCAGGGGCCGGGAACAATCGAAGAAACCCTTGCCGGAAAAAAACCGCTTTCAATCCGCTACTTCAACAAGGTGCTTAAAAGCTATTACAAGCTCCAAAATATGGCGCTCGATTCCTGA